In the genome of Ptychodera flava strain L36383 chromosome 13, AS_Pfla_20210202, whole genome shotgun sequence, one region contains:
- the LOC139147060 gene encoding uncharacterized protein, producing MAVVTNGDIYHCVVQCKKDRSFSVKGVSKQLSQNYPCLKDGGATDATLYARGKTVYDKVVKLNSNRQHVAKEKFMADTFSLPMKASSHLVNSSLTELSTDSIDLAATAAAAVAENHSLKRTVDDLEMENDVIEAEYERLLSVLNSITNKLLELHTDRDDLHETITKLRKDYEKNSELLEQTQSTLIKLKTKQNSVNIRNVNKKLKRRDETISNLKTTNAQKEEEVERLKQIVDTDREATAAVKETLQTKCRELQAAKEVVDKLKGEKIKLQKSLSYFRQKTKCDSDNPSLMNDLQQQVERLQKDKAELEQLSDILEDKDIITFCDGKYVPEIREVVMELLSLNVSMNAVNKVITTVLSKLAKKNIGRLPSNALKSTLLVEAKHIAATQVAEAMLSSPQTCLHQDGTSKFHKHYQGYQVTLPSGQTMTLGMHQMPGSTTNDVMKSFEDSICYLAEAVTGNSSDKEDVVAKLIMSINSTMSDQGPTIGTFNRQIKVLLKSYFQQ from the coding sequence ATGGCAGTTGTGACAAATGGTGACATTTACCACTGTGTTGTTCAGTGTAAGAAGGACAGAAGTTTCTCTGTTAAAGGGGTTTCAAAGCAACTAAGCCAAAACTACCCATGCCTTAAAGACGGTGGAGCAACAGATGCCACCTTGTATGCCAGGGGCAAAACTGTGTATGATAAGGTAGTCAAGTTGAACAGTAATAGGCAGCATGTTGCAAAGGAAAAGTTCATGGCAGACACTTTCTCCTTACCTATGAAAGCATCCAGTCACCTTGTTAACAGTTCCCTGACTGAACTATCCACAGACTCCATAGATTTAGCTGCTACTGCTGCTGCAGCTGTTGCTGAGAATCATAGCTTGAAACGTACTGTTGATGACTTAGAAATGGAAAATGATGTCATAGAAGCTGAATATGAACGCCTACTAAGTGTGTTAAATTCTATTACCAATAAACTGCTGGAACTCCACACTGATAGGGATGATCTCCATGAAACCATAACCAAATTGAGAAAGGATTATGAAAAGAACTCAGAACTACTTGAACAGACACAGTCAACATTGATCAAGCTGAAAACCAAACAAAACTCAGTCAATATCAGAAATGtgaataaaaaattgaagagACGAGATGAAACTATCTCAAACCTAAAAACAACAAATGCACAAAAGGAAGAGGAAGTTGAACGCTTAAAACAGATTGTAGACACTGACAGAGAAGCGACAGCTGCCGTCAAAGAGACCCTTCAGACAAAATGCCGTGAGTTGCAAGCTGCTAAGGAAGTAGTTGACAAACTtaaaggagaaaaaataaaactgcAGAAAAGTCTGAGTTATTTCAGGCAAAAGACAAAGTGTGATAGTGATAACCCTTCACTGATGAATGACCTCCAGCAACAAGTTGAAAGGTTACAAAAGGACAAAGCTGAGCTTGAACAACTCTCTGATATTTTAGAGGACAAGGACATTATAACTTTCTGCGATGGGAAGTATGTGCCAGAAATTCGCGAAGTTGTCATGGAACTGTTGTCACTGAATGTAAGCATGAATGCTGTAAACAAGGTCATCACAACTGTCTTGAGCAAGCTtgcaaagaaaaacattggGAGACTCCCTAGTAATGCTTTAAAAAGCACTTTGCTAGTAGAAGCCAAACATATTGCTGCTACCCAGGTTGCAGAGGCAATGCTATCAAGTCCTCAGACCTGTCTTCACCAGGATGGCACCAGTAAGTTTCATAAACATTATCAAGGCTACCAGGTCACTTTGCCCAGCGGTCAAACCATGACACTTGGAATGCATCAAATGCCCGGAAGTACTACTAATGATGTAATGAAATCATTTGAAGATTCCATATGTTACCTTGCAGAAGCAGTCACAGGCAACAGTTCTGACAAAGAAGATGTTGTAGCCAAGTTGATAATGTCCATAAACAGTACGATGTCTGATCAGGGGCCAACTATAGGCACCTTCAACAGGCAGATCAAAGTATTGCTGAAAAGCTACTTCCAGCAGTAA